The stretch of DNA AGCACAGAAAGGCGCTACACGAATAAATAGCCTATATTTTAGTGAGATAGGGTTTAAAAGCCACTCACAGGAAAACCTCTCTCACTGGAAGAAAGGCTATTTAATCTTGTAGCGTCTGTGTTGCCGTAAAGAGCGGATGCAGCTGCATCGCTGACGCGTGCGTGCGACCGACGATGGCAACGGCGCATAGCGCACGGCAGCTGGCCGTTAACGTTCGCATCCCCCTTCGAAAGTCGTGCGGCATCTACAGCAGGAATACCACAGAGCATGTGGGGTCGAGGTGTGTGGTGTCCTCAAGCAGACTGCCCTTTAGTGACCGTTATGGCACGATACAACTCTCACTCGTGATTGCTCATATAACTCCACCGCATCATGCTTTCTCTGCCCTCCGCCCTGTAAGCCGCCAGTGGAATCCGGGAAGCACGTTTGGCGACTGTAGCCCTGGACGAGGTACTTCAACACGGTCTGCCTCATCGCTGTTGTTTTAGTTACACGCTGGCCGCTTGCGACCCTCGTGCCGCAGTTTTTATTAAGCACACGTGCTAGCAAATCTGTGAGGGTCTCTCCGCGGGGGTGTGGTGCAGGTGGTTTTGCTAAAGATGTGCCTGTCTTTCCCCATTGATCTCTCGCACGAAATGCCAATAGCGCAGCCTGAAGTCCAAACTGCGCTGCCACCCGCTTCTTATGCTGGGATCCGCCACAGCAGCCGAAGCTACCGCTAAAAGATCCGAGAAGATGATTTTCACTGTTGAGGAAGACAACAAAGAAGTTGATCGACACAGGAATAGCCACCGCTGCTCCCCGAACTTGCCAAAGACGAACGCGTTACGAGGTATCATACCAACATGTATGGAAGCCGTTGATTGAGCACGCCATCACGCGTGAAACACCCTCGACGAGATCTTTCACGCCGATGTGCACACAACGCGCCTCCCTGGGTCCCTAGTATCTGAAGGCCTTGAGAGCCACCAGCCCACGCCGGCGGTCGCTCACAGCTTCGAGTGTATCTggctcgtcgtccgcgagtACGCGAATGGCACACATGAGGGAAGTTTGCGCAGGCTTTACGACGCCAAAGGGCAGATGAGAGCTAGAAaccggagagcgaggaaagcATTCAAGCCTTGGTGGTCTTAgtgctcttcttctgctttgACTTCTTGGATTCCGCCTTCATctcgtccttcttctgcttctccttaACTTGCAACACCTGCTTGACGCACTTCTGCTCCTCAACAAGGAAAGCACGGACAATCCTGGAAAAAAATGCACACACAAGCACACATTGCCCGCGATGAACCTCCCCAATACGCACGCAGGCTTCAAATCCCACCGGCAACACTCTCAAAACCATTCCGGCTCTTGTGCTTCCTACTACGCCGCCCCCGCATAGAGCCTTTCTACGAGCACTGCGGCAGAGAATCTGCAGCGCAAGAAACCGAGAAACACAGGGCGCCTTTGCGCCGCATTGGCTACAGGAAAGAGAGGTTATaaaagaggcagcgaggctgCCCTGTGTAAAGCAGAGGGCTCGTAAAATGGACTTCGTCCACCCGCTTCCCATGCTCCCGAGGTCTCCAGCCGAAATTCCTCGAATTCCTACGCGTGAGCAGAATACCCGCGCGGTTTCAAATGTCGGGGGAATCCTTGAAGCGAACGTGCGGCCTCGACACAGTTGGATGTCATTTGCCTTTGGAGTATATTAGAATACACGCTCCTTCGTACCTCTCACGAACGCAGGTGTGGCATCGGCTGCCTCCATATGCACGGTGGAcagttctctctctcttcttcaagAGCTTCATCTTATGCGGCGCCACGGCGGGGatctgcagacgcgcaggccaAACACGAATATACCCGAAACGGTTAGAACCCAGCACAACAAGAGCTTTGCATCTGCATCACTCAGCGGGACCCGCATCCATAGTCCTTGTGCTTCAAGACGGCGTGCGCAAAGCACACTACTTGAAAAACAGGTGCGGATAGCCAAATGGGAAACCTGCGGCCAAGTTTCTAGCGGACACGCCACACAGAAGACATCTTGTCTGCTCCCAGCTGCCAGGCACACGCCAGCGACGGTGGACAGTTATTCGAGCAAGCATGCGACAACCGAAGCGTATCGGAAGATGAAGAGGGTAGGCTATCCCCGACGTCTTCGCCTCGACACAGGGGCCCCCTGAGCAGACACTTCCGTTGTGACCACAGGCATTGCTCCCTACTGACCAGAATTCCACTCTAAGCCATTCTGACGCAATTACACAGCGAGGAAAATTGATCCCAGGTACATATTCTGTGCGCCTAGCTCCGCAGGTAAAACTTGCGGGCCAGCTGGCGACGGATCGGCTGTCCATACGCCACAAAAGAAACGCAGCTTCAGGAAGCACAATTTCTGAACAGGAATTCGACGGAAGAAATCCCCTTATTGACGTTCCAGTGAAGCATCTCGTTGTTCTTTCCCTCGAACACCCTTCTGCCGCGAGGGTGCGAATGCTGTGGGATGGCATGCAGTTCTCGTCGGCGAAAAAAAGGGGGGCTGGCAGGGCGATTTCGAAGCAGGGAAAAAAGGTATAATTTCCAGATCTCAAAAACTCACCCCGGGTAGAACACGGTGACAGTTGCCACACTTGGGGCGCGACGGCTGCTTGCCCACATTGTGGAAAACAACTCGGGCTCCCGGAGtacgcacgcggcgcactCGGTTGGAGCCGGTGGCGTAGTGGTTGCGTCGGCGGTAGGTCAGACGAGGCGCCA from Besnoitia besnoiti strain Bb-Ger1 chromosome V, whole genome shotgun sequence encodes:
- a CDS encoding ribosomal protein RPL34 (encoded by transcript BESB_059230) — translated: MAPRLTYRRRNHYATGSNRVRRVRTPGARVVFHNVGKQPSRPKCGNCHRVLPGIPAVAPHKMKLLKKRERTVHRAYGGSRCHTCVRERIVRAFLVEEQKCVKQVLQVKEKQKKDEMKAESKKSKQKKSTKTTKA